The Oscillospiraceae bacterium genome contains the following window.
CCGCCATGGACGCCGAGCCGGAAAAGCTGGTGCCCGCCGCCGCCCGCAGTCTGGCAGATTTGACAGGCTGCGCCGCCGCTGCAACAACACCGCAGGCACCGGATCTCTGCATCGCACACTTTGAGGTCGTGCAGGTAGGCCGCTACAGCGCCGCTGTGCTGGCTGTGACCAGCGCAGGCGGCGTGCGGACCCGTGTGGCCCGCGTTGATACCGGCCTGACCCGCGACGATGCCGCCAACCTTGCCCAGCTGCTCAACCGGGGGCTGACCTTTGTGGCCCCGCAGGACCTCAGCCCGATGCTGATGGCCAGCATGGTGCTGGCAGCGGGTGAACGGCTGGCCCCCGTGGTCATGGCCGCGCAGGCACTTGTCACCACCGGCCCGCAGGCCTGTCTGGAGGGCGCGCAATATCTGGCAAAGATGCCCGATGTGCGCCAGAATCTCGGCACACTGCTCGAGATCTTCTCCGACAATGCAACTGCGACCGAATTGATCCGCCCCGAGGGCAACCGCATCACGGCCACGCTCGGCAGCGACCTTGACCCCGAGATGCCGGGCGCCTGCATCGTCAGCAAGCGGTATCTTGCCGGCGGCGGCCTGACCGGCTCGGTAGCGCTGATCGGCTCCACCCGCATGGAATATCAGCGGCTGCTGCCAATCCTCGACTACTTTGCCGCAAAGCTGGGACAGAGCATGGCCGGGCAGGGCCAATAATTGGAAAGAAGGAGACCCGCAATGAGCCACGAAAAAGAAACCAAGCAGACGCCCGCCGCAGAGACCAAGGCGCCTGAGACCGAGGCCAAGGCCCCTGAGCAGGAGACCCCCAAGGCCGAGAAGCCCGAGGAAAAGCACGAGGGTAAGCATCACCACGAGACAGCGGCCTTGCAGGCTAAGCTGGACGAGGCGGAGAAAAAGAACGAGGAGCTGAAGAACCAGCTGCTGCGCACCGCCGCCGAGTATGATAACTACCGCAAGCGTAGCCAGCGCGAGGCCGACCAGAAATTCAATGACGGTGTGTCCCACGCCGTGACCCAGATCTTGGGTATTTTGGATACGCTGGATATGGCCGCCAACGCCGCCTGTGCCGATGAAAATTATAAGAAGGGCGTCACGATGACGCTCGACAAGGCCGCCAAGGCGCTGGAGGCGCTGCACATCACCGAGATCGAAGCGCTGAACCAGCCGTTTGACCCCAACCTCATGAACGCCGTTTCGCAGGCCCCCGCCGCTGACGGGCAGGAGAGCGGCAGCGTTGTGCAGGTTTTCCAGAAGGGCTACAAGATCGGTGACAAGATCATCCGCCACGCAATGGTCGTTGTCGCAGAATAAGGCGAACCGGATCGCAAGATCCGTTTCCACATACATTGACATTCACTACTGTTCAAAGCAAATTTGAAGGGAGTTTTATTTATGAGTAAGATTATCGGTATTGACCTTGGTACTACCAATAGCTGCGTCGCTGTCATGGAAGGCGGCGAGCCCGTTGTCATCGCGAACGCCGAGGGCGCCCGCACCACCCCGTCTGTCGTCGGCTTCACCAAGACCGGCGAGCGTCTGGTCGGTCAGGTCGCAAAGCGTCAGGCCATCACCAACCCCGAGAATACCATCTCCTCTATCAAGCGTAAGATGGGCACCGCCGAGAAGGTTCACGCCGGCGGCAAGGACTACACCCCCGAGGAGATCAGTGCTATGATCCTGAGCAAGCTGAAGGCTGACGCCGAGGCTTATCTGGGCGAGCCTGTCACCGAGGCCGTCATCACCGTCCCTGCATACTTCAACGACAGCCAGCGTCAGGCCACCAAGAACGCAGGCACCATTGCCGGCCTGAATGTAAAGCGTATCATCAACGAGCCTACGGCCGCTTCTCTGGCCTACGGCATTGATAAGGAAGCCGACCAGAAGATCATGGTCTACGACTTGGGCGGCGGCACCTTCGATGTCTCCATCATCGAGATGGGCGACGGCGTTACCGAGGTTCTGGCCACCAACGGTGATACCCATCTGGGCGGCGATGACTTCGATGAGCGCATCATCAACTGGATGGCTGAGGACTTCCAGCGCGAGAACAACATCGACCTGCGCAAGGATAAGATGGCTGCCCAGCGCCTGAAGGAGGCCGCTGAGAAGGCTAAGATCGAGCTGTCCAGCGCCACCACCACCAACATCAACCTGCCGTTCATCACGGCTGACGCCAACGGCCCCAAGCATCTGGATATGACCCTGACCCGCGCAAAGTTCAATGAGCTGACCGCTGATCTGGTCGAGCGCACGATGACCCCCGTCCGCAAGGCTCTGGCTGATGCCGGCCTGAAGGCCTCCGACCTCGCCAAGGTGCTGATGGTCGGCGGCTCCACCCGTATCCCCGCCGTCTATGACGCTGTCAAGAAGGAGCTGGGCTGCGAGCCGTTCAAGGGCATCAACCCCGATGAGTGCGTTGCTGTCGGCGCTTCCATTCAGGGCGGCGTTCTGCAGGGCGATGTCAAGGGCCTGCTGCTGCTGGATGTCACCCCGCTGAGCCTCGGCATCGAGACGCTGGGCGGTGTCTGCACCAAGATCATCGACCGCAACACCACCATCCCCACCAAGAAGAGCCAGATCTTCTCCACCGCTGCGGACAACCAGCCCAGCGTTGAGGTCAATGTCCTGCAGGGCGAGCGTGAGTTTGCCCGCGACAACAAGAGCCTCGGAACCTTCCATCTGGACGGCATCGCTCCGGCTCCCCGCGGTGTGCCTCAGATCGAAGTCACCTTCGATATTGATGCCAACGGCATCGTGCATGTAAGCGCAAAGGATCTGGGCACCGGCAAGGAGCAGAGCATCACGATCACTGCCTCCACCAACATGAGCAAGGACGACATCGACAAGGCTGTCAAGGACGCCGAGCAGTATGCCGCCGAGGATAAGAAGCGCCGCGAGGAAGTCGATGTGCGCAACAACGCCGACCAGATGGTCTTCCAGACCGAGAAGGCGCTGGGCGAGTTTGGCGACAAGGTCTCCGCTGAGGAGAAGAGCGAGGTCGAGACCAAGCTCTCCGCCCTGAAGGAAGCCCTGAAGTCAGGCAGCATTGACGACATCAAGGCAAAGCAGGATGACCTGCAGAAGGCTTTCTACGCCATCAGCGAGAAGGTCTACCAGCAGGCCGCTCAGGCACAGGGCCAGCAGCCCGGTGCACAGCCCGGCCCCGACGCCGGCGCACAGCCCAAGGATGACGGCGCCGTTGACGCCGACTTCCACGAGGTCTAAGCTGTAACAAACCCATAATAAGGCCGCCGCTGGGCAAACCCGGCGGCGGCCCTTGGGGGTTATAGAGAAAGTTAAAATAAAGCCTTCCCCCCTCGGGGGAAGGTGGCCGCAGGCCGGATGAGGGGCGGCGCTGCCGTGGCAGCCTGTTTATGGGCAATCGCCGGCAGCTCCCACCTCATCAGTCCGCTGCGCGGACAGCTTCCCCTCAGCGGGAAGCCTTTTCACAACCCATAAATAGAGGGGATAGATTCTATGGCAGAAAAACGAGATTACTACGAGGTGCTGGGGATCGGCAAAAACGCCACCGATGCCGAGATCAAAAGCGCCTACCGCAAGCTGGCCAAAAAGTACCACCCGGATCTAAACCCCGGCGATAAGGATGCCGAGGAAAAGTTCAAGGAGGTCAACGAGGCCAACGATGTTCTTTCCGACCCGGACAAGCGCAAGCGCTATGACCAGTTCGGTTTCGCTGGGGTCGATCCCAACTATGGGGCCGGCCAGCCCGGCGGCGGCTTCGGTGGCGGCTTTGGCGGCGCAGGCGGTGTGGACCTGGGCGACATCTTCGGCGATCTGTTCGGCGGCGGTGGTTTCGGCGGGTTCGGCGGCTTTGGCGGCTCGTCCCGCAGCAACCCCAACGCACCGCGCAAGGGCCATGACATTCAGGCCAATGTCATCCTGACCTTTGAGGAGGCAGCCCATGGCTGCGCCAAAAAGGTCACGCTGAACCGGCAGCAGACCTGCCCGGACTGCAACGGTAACGGCTGCGCCCCCGGCACCAGCCCGGAGACCTGCACCGAATGCGGTGGCCGCGGCTATGTCGTGACCCAGCAGCGCACGCCGTTCGGCGTGATGCAGAGCCAGCAGCCCTGCCCGCACTGCGGCGGCCGCGGCACCATCATCAAGAACCCCTGCAAGACCTGCCGCGGCACCGGCAAGACCAGTGCCCGCAAGACGCTGGAGGTCAAGGTGCCCGCAGGCATTGACGATGACCAGAACATTGCACTGCGCGGTCAGGGCGATGCAGGCACCAACGGCGGTCCTGCCGGTGATGTGATCGTCCATGTGACGGTCAAGCCCGATGCCGTGTTTGAGCGCGACGGCTATGATGTGTATGTCCGCGTGCCCATTACCTATTCTCAGGCTGTGCTGGGCGCCGAGATCGAGGTGCCCACCGTGGACGGCAAGGTCGCACAGCGCATCCCCGAGGGCACCCAGAGCGGCACCAAGTTCCGCCTGCGCGGTCAGGGCATTCAGTATCTGAACGGCCGTGGCCGCGGTGACCAGTATGTCATCGTGGATGTGGAAATTCCCAAAAAGCTGAACCGCACCCAGCGCGAAGCCCTGAAGGCATTTGAGGACAGCCTGAAGGACGAGAACTATGAGAAGCGCAAGAACTTCTTCAAAAACCTGAAGGATCGGTTCATGTCCTAAATTTTGAACAGCCCCGCCCCGGCAATGTGGAAAACATTGCCGGGGCGGGGCTTTATTTTATGAATGGCATGTTGTAGGGCGGCCAGTCCTCTGGCCGCCGCAGCTGCGCCCACCATTGCAGCGGTCGCCGTCCCCGACAACACGGGAACGTTGCGGCGGCGGAAAGATGCCCGGCGGCATGGGGCA
Protein-coding sequences here:
- the dnaK gene encoding molecular chaperone DnaK yields the protein MSKIIGIDLGTTNSCVAVMEGGEPVVIANAEGARTTPSVVGFTKTGERLVGQVAKRQAITNPENTISSIKRKMGTAEKVHAGGKDYTPEEISAMILSKLKADAEAYLGEPVTEAVITVPAYFNDSQRQATKNAGTIAGLNVKRIINEPTAASLAYGIDKEADQKIMVYDLGGGTFDVSIIEMGDGVTEVLATNGDTHLGGDDFDERIINWMAEDFQRENNIDLRKDKMAAQRLKEAAEKAKIELSSATTTNINLPFITADANGPKHLDMTLTRAKFNELTADLVERTMTPVRKALADAGLKASDLAKVLMVGGSTRIPAVYDAVKKELGCEPFKGINPDECVAVGASIQGGVLQGDVKGLLLLDVTPLSLGIETLGGVCTKIIDRNTTIPTKKSQIFSTAADNQPSVEVNVLQGEREFARDNKSLGTFHLDGIAPAPRGVPQIEVTFDIDANGIVHVSAKDLGTGKEQSITITASTNMSKDDIDKAVKDAEQYAAEDKKRREEVDVRNNADQMVFQTEKALGEFGDKVSAEEKSEVETKLSALKEALKSGSIDDIKAKQDDLQKAFYAISEKVYQQAAQAQGQQPGAQPGPDAGAQPKDDGAVDADFHEV
- the dnaJ gene encoding molecular chaperone DnaJ → MAEKRDYYEVLGIGKNATDAEIKSAYRKLAKKYHPDLNPGDKDAEEKFKEVNEANDVLSDPDKRKRYDQFGFAGVDPNYGAGQPGGGFGGGFGGAGGVDLGDIFGDLFGGGGFGGFGGFGGSSRSNPNAPRKGHDIQANVILTFEEAAHGCAKKVTLNRQQTCPDCNGNGCAPGTSPETCTECGGRGYVVTQQRTPFGVMQSQQPCPHCGGRGTIIKNPCKTCRGTGKTSARKTLEVKVPAGIDDDQNIALRGQGDAGTNGGPAGDVIVHVTVKPDAVFERDGYDVYVRVPITYSQAVLGAEIEVPTVDGKVAQRIPEGTQSGTKFRLRGQGIQYLNGRGRGDQYVIVDVEIPKKLNRTQREALKAFEDSLKDENYEKRKNFFKNLKDRFMS
- a CDS encoding nucleotide exchange factor GrpE, whose amino-acid sequence is MSHEKETKQTPAAETKAPETEAKAPEQETPKAEKPEEKHEGKHHHETAALQAKLDEAEKKNEELKNQLLRTAAEYDNYRKRSQREADQKFNDGVSHAVTQILGILDTLDMAANAACADENYKKGVTMTLDKAAKALEALHITEIEALNQPFDPNLMNAVSQAPAADGQESGSVVQVFQKGYKIGDKIIRHAMVVVAE
- the hrcA gene encoding heat-inducible transcriptional repressor HrcA, with the translated sequence MAMDARKQRILEAIVALYANGGEPVGSGLLANYFDMALSSATLRNEMAALTKLGLLEQPHTSAGRVPSAQGYRYYLDHLIDAPKACALPEADRRHIDELFAAMDAEPEKLVPAAARSLADLTGCAAAATTPQAPDLCIAHFEVVQVGRYSAAVLAVTSAGGVRTRVARVDTGLTRDDAANLAQLLNRGLTFVAPQDLSPMLMASMVLAAGERLAPVVMAAQALVTTGPQACLEGAQYLAKMPDVRQNLGTLLEIFSDNATATELIRPEGNRITATLGSDLDPEMPGACIVSKRYLAGGGLTGSVALIGSTRMEYQRLLPILDYFAAKLGQSMAGQGQ